The segment AACCCTTTACAGCAGTTGAAGCAACCAGTCCACCCGCTCAAGTTCACGGACGCGACGAGAATTAAGCCAAGGCTTGTATATAAGCTCACTTGAAAAAGTAACAATAAAAAACCCGGTTTCTTCAAGAAGGCGGGTTTTTTTATGTTGGTGATAATTTAGACGTTAGTATAGTTAAATATTTTAATAATTCAACAATAAATATATACATATTGATGAAAAAATAAAAAAAATATTAGTTTAAAGTTGTCCTCCTACAGGCTGATGTACAGCCATAAAATCGATAGTTAACTAAAAGGCATAAAGGACACAATTTTTGAGTTTTGAGCGGTGACATATCTGGGGAAATGACTAATTTGTAACCTTAGATATTGTCCTAACGCTCAATTCAACTAAGGAGATTTGAATGTTTTATCACAAGAAGCAACTACAGTATTTCAAACCACCGGAAAAGCCGGATGCACTTTACGCAAAGAAGATTCAAGAACTCATCGGCGGCACCTTTGGCGAGATGACCGTGATGATGCAATACCTGTTTCAGGGTTGGAACTGCCGAGGGCCTGCTAAGTACCGTGATCTGCTGCTTGACACCGGTACCGAGGAAATCGGCCACGTAGAGATGCTAGCTACAATGATCGCCCACCTGTTAGATAAAGCGCCTCTATCAGTCCAAGAAGAAGGTGCCGCAGATCGGTTAGTGGGTGCCGTCATGGGCGGTAGTAACGTGCGCGATGAGATTATGGCGGCGGCGATGAATCCACAGCACTCCATTGTTTCTGGTTTAGGTGCAATGCCCTCTGACAGCGTTGGTTTCCCTTGGAACGGTCGCTTTATCGTTTCCAGCGGCAACCTGTTGGCAGATTTCCGCTCAAATCTTCATGCGGAGTCACAGGGACGCTTGCAGGCGGTACGGATGTACGAAATGTCAGACGATCCGGGTGTGAAAGATACGCTCTCGTTTATGATCGCCCGCGATACGATGCACCAAAATCAGTGGATGGCGGCAATTAAGGATCTGGAAGATTCTGGACTTGAAACTTCACCTGTTCCAAGCTCCTTCCCTCTGGAATTGGAGAAGCGGGAATATGCCTATCAGTTCTGGAACCACTCTGAAGGCACCGAAAGTGCTGAAGGGCGCTGGGCGAAGGGTGAATCGATGGACGGCAAAGGGCAGTTTGAGTACATTGCGAATCCGCAACCGTTAGGCCCAGAACCTACACCTCCACCCGCTGAACCTAAGTTGCACGGGACACCAGGTTTTGAAAAGGCAAAACATACATAGATGAGACTTGAGAATTAGGGATTAGCTTGTCAGAGTGTCAGCTAATTCTCAACAGAAATCTAACGAATGTTATCGAGGCTAAGACTTCTCAACACACCTGTATTTTTGCAGGTGTGTATTTTTTTTTGTAAGGTGATTTCCTTGCTGGGTTGGTAGGCGATCGCATCTTCACAGAAAAACGAGCAAAAAGCGCGATCGCGTTCTGAATACTTTTAGCTGATGGCTTCCTCCTGTGTGGTATAGGATTAGGCGCAAAGACAGCATACTGTCACGGATGCTACTTAGGAAATAAGCAGGGAGGGGGACGTAAGTTTATCCTAAATTTTGCTTTCCTTAAAATGGATGGGTATTTAGGAGAAACTTTTAAATGAAAGAAAATTCGATTACTCGAAAGCATCTTGTTTATAGTCTGCTGACGGGTCTGCTGATCGGTGCGATCGCTGGCGCACCGATAGGCTGGGTTACTCATCGCGCCTATGCTGAGCAACGTTTCGCTAAGAATTTAATTTGCCGAGAGCAACATAGAAATCAGCCTGAAGCTGTTGTTCAATCTATCTGCGGCTCAAGATTCTAAAGTTTTCTAATAATCATTGTCCTCGTATGCGATCGCGTCCTTTTTTATTGCATCTGGTAAGGATGCGATCGCCGTACAGGTTATTTTGGCAGAATTGGATTTTTCGAGAGGATGCGATCTCCCCTGCCTTAATTAGGAAATTTCTGAATGTTAGCTATCCATAACAATACAATTTATACAATTTATAATAAGTAATAATTATCTATATTTTAATCTAAATATTCTTGATCTTTTAAGTATTTTTGGATATTTCCTAATATTTGACTTAGATATTCTACTACCTCTTGCTTTATTTCCAATAGTTCCTCTATAGTCTTGTCCCGTCCCACTTCTTCAAAGGACTTATTTCCATGTGCTAAATCATTTCTGGTTTCTCTCACAAGTAAAATATTAGATCCATCTTTTGTTTTAGAGCAATCAGTAAGATGTGAAAATCCATATTTTTTTGCTGTTTCTTTAATTACCTTAGCATCCACATTCCCTGAAAATATTTTTTCCGGGAATGTGGTTGTAATAATGTCAATAGAAATTTGAGATATTTTGGGATGGATGTCTTTAGCCGTTGAACTTTTCAAATAAGTTTGAAGGTTTTTTAGCACAGTCATTTTGATTTCAGGTTTAATTTTATCAAAACATACTCCTTTACTTCGGAATTCATCAAATATTGCTTCAATAGCATTACGCATAGTAGATTCAACTAAGTTATAAAGCAATAAAAAACTATTTGCTTTCAGAGTTTTTGCTAATTCTGAATCTATGTTTTGTGTTTTATATCCACCAGCACTATCGCTAACAGCTAATTTGGTTGTTTCTTTAATCAAACTTTCTAAAAAAATGAAGTATTGATCCACCTCTTGAACCCGTGTATTAAAATCTATGATAACAGTATTCATGATTCGCCTAGCAGTTGATCACGCACATACTCAATACGCTTAACTACTTTAAGTCTTGAACTGCTTCCATCACCGCTAGCGTATTTCTTAAAATCCTCTGAATCAAGCCATTTTGTAGACTTTGGTTTAATATCTTTTTTTTCTGCCAATGCAAGAGCAATACCTACAGAAAGAGACTCAAATTTAATGCGAGTAGTTGTTTTAGCATAATCTTTACCTTGCCGAAATCCTTTTGGAAAATATTTTTCTACGAAATCTAACATCGATAGGAATTGTGTCTGCATTTTTTCACGATCAAAGGTCTTATCCTCGTTAGCTGCTTTCAGATAGTCATCAAGAAATTCGTTTACTTTGTTGGCATTGAAATTTTTATAGTTGTTTAAAAATGCAAAGAACCGCAACACAAATTCTTGGGGTTCACGCCTGTTGATCGCAACCTCAGCAAACGAGCATAAATCACGAAATTTGGATATCTTCGATAGTTCGTCAATCAAATCAAGGAACGAGCCACGCAGTATACCTCTGCGCTTTTCCATTTCGTTCAAGTCAACACTACCTGTATTAATGCGTTCAAATATATCTCTCCGCACTTCCTCATCTGCATTTTCGGTTAGTTGGATCATCCGAAGAGTAGTCCGATTGAAGCGCTTTTGACGAGCAAGCGGTAAATCAGCAAAGGTGAAGTCATTCAGTTTCGTTAGCTTCTTAAGTTCCCTTAACGTGAGTTCATTGTTAATAAATCTAGCCAGGGTACGGATGCGTTGTGAACCATCTATAATCTCTAAACGCGCTTCATTTTCCTTATCAGGGATGTCAGCAACGAAAATGTAAGGTATGGGTAAGCCTAAAAGTACGGACTCAATAAATTTTGATTGCCTTGCTTCATCCCAAGCCATTTCTCGCTGGTAATCTGGTATGAATAACTCATTAGTCTCGTCATACATTCCTTCTATGTATTTTTGAACAAGTATTTCGACTGGATACTCTTTTGTATCGTACTTAACGGGCTGCTGCTTCGTCCGAATTTCTGCCTCAGCAGCCTCTTTCTGTTCATCCGTGATCTCTAGTTTAGGTGGCATAATTTATACTTCAGGCAGCGGGTTTGACAATCAGAACGCAGTACATAAAAACACCAGTGTATTAACCTTCTGGCTCTATTATTCTTGCGAATACCATAATAGACTATGTTTCGCTTTTGCTACTTAATACAAGCAAGTCAGTTTCATCATTTGCCTTAGGATAGCCGAGCGCTCTACGTAACAACAATGCCAGCACAGACTAATGCTTGATTGGTGAGGATAATCTTTTCTTAGTTATTTTTCTGACGTAAACCGTGTAGTTTTTGAGCCAAGCACGCGAATAGATTAGATCGCGCCCTTTTTTCTTACACCAAAAAACAAAGTGAGCGCTCCTTAATTTCGCTTTTGGGGAGGATGCTTTTCCATAGCCGCAACTAGGTCATCAAGGCTGCATTGCAGAATCTCTGTCAGACGCTTGGTTTGGGTAAAGGTTAAGCGTGGCTCCTCTTCCTCTGTTGAAAGTTGCTTCCCTGTCGCCACGATGAGTTCATTAAGAGAGCATTGCAACCCATCCACCAGCTTCTTTGTCTGGGTCAAGGTCAAACATGGCTCGTGTTCTCCTCTCTCCCAAGCACTAACAGTCTTGATCGTCACGTCAAGAATATCAGCTAGCTTTCGCTGTGTCAGTCCAGCACGCTTTCTCAATTCCGCAAGTGTGAGTTGATATTCCTGGTTTTTTGGTTGATCCTCTTTCTCTTTTGTCATATTATAGGTTTGTGTACACGTAGCGTGTATAGAACCAGTTATCAGAAGCACGAAAAAAGGGCAGACAGCCTAAAAAGCCATCGTTTGGCTAGTTGGCTGCCCGGAATAGTTGTTTCTCAGAACAAAAAGTGTAACAGCCTATGCGACCAATATCGTTCGCCTTGGCAATCTTTGTCGTGTCCATAAAAGATTTATGACCTACTTTAACCAGCTGCATCCCTGGTGCATCATCCGCCCGATGCCTAACTTACAGTCAGTTGTCGTTGCCCGTTTTCGTCGTCGCAGCGACGCGCAAGCACATCTGCAAATTCTCCAGCGCATGGTTGCAGGCGCGACCTACGAAATCATCT is part of the Funiculus sociatus GB2-C1 genome and harbors:
- a CDS encoding MAE_28990/MAE_18760 family HEPN-like nuclease; this translates as MNTVIIDFNTRVQEVDQYFIFLESLIKETTKLAVSDSAGGYKTQNIDSELAKTLKANSFLLLYNLVESTMRNAIEAIFDEFRSKGVCFDKIKPEIKMTVLKNLQTYLKSSTAKDIHPKISQISIDIITTTFPEKIFSGNVDAKVIKETAKKYGFSHLTDCSKTKDGSNILLVRETRNDLAHGNKSFEEVGRDKTIEELLEIKQEVVEYLSQILGNIQKYLKDQEYLD
- a CDS encoding DUF262 domain-containing protein — encoded protein: MPPKLEITDEQKEAAEAEIRTKQQPVKYDTKEYPVEILVQKYIEGMYDETNELFIPDYQREMAWDEARQSKFIESVLLGLPIPYIFVADIPDKENEARLEIIDGSQRIRTLARFINNELTLRELKKLTKLNDFTFADLPLARQKRFNRTTLRMIQLTENADEEVRRDIFERINTGSVDLNEMEKRRGILRGSFLDLIDELSKISKFRDLCSFAEVAINRREPQEFVLRFFAFLNNYKNFNANKVNEFLDDYLKAANEDKTFDREKMQTQFLSMLDFVEKYFPKGFRQGKDYAKTTTRIKFESLSVGIALALAEKKDIKPKSTKWLDSEDFKKYASGDGSSSRLKVVKRIEYVRDQLLGES
- a CDS encoding helix-turn-helix transcriptional regulator yields the protein MTKEKEDQPKNQEYQLTLAELRKRAGLTQRKLADILDVTIKTVSAWERGEHEPCLTLTQTKKLVDGLQCSLNELIVATGKQLSTEEEEPRLTFTQTKRLTEILQCSLDDLVAAMEKHPPQKRN
- a CDS encoding manganese catalase family protein; amino-acid sequence: MFYHKKQLQYFKPPEKPDALYAKKIQELIGGTFGEMTVMMQYLFQGWNCRGPAKYRDLLLDTGTEEIGHVEMLATMIAHLLDKAPLSVQEEGAADRLVGAVMGGSNVRDEIMAAAMNPQHSIVSGLGAMPSDSVGFPWNGRFIVSSGNLLADFRSNLHAESQGRLQAVRMYEMSDDPGVKDTLSFMIARDTMHQNQWMAAIKDLEDSGLETSPVPSSFPLELEKREYAYQFWNHSEGTESAEGRWAKGESMDGKGQFEYIANPQPLGPEPTPPPAEPKLHGTPGFEKAKHT